The following are encoded together in the Lactuca sativa cultivar Salinas chromosome 1, Lsat_Salinas_v11, whole genome shotgun sequence genome:
- the LOC111915715 gene encoding inorganic pyrophosphatase TTM1 isoform X2, with amino-acid sequence MSQENSSTVESPRRRSGLLRDQVQLVKKKDSSRYEIAPIQDPLSFEKGFFVVIRACQLLVQKNEGILLVGVAGPSGAGKTVFTDKVLNFMPSIAVITMDNYNDATRIVDGNFDDPRLTDYDTLLDNIRGLKEGNAVDVPIYDFKSSSRIGYRKVEVPSSRIVIIEGIYALSEKLRPLLDLRVSVTGGVHFDLVKRVLRDIQRVGQEPEEIIHQISETVYPMYKAFIEPDLQTAHIKIINKFNPFSGFQNPSYILKSKKTVTPEQMKAVLSPDHQERKEETYDIYLLPPGEDPEACQSYLRMRNRDGKYNLMFEEWVSDSPFIISPRITFEVSVRLLGGLMALGYTIAAILKRSSHVFFDEKVCVKTDWLEQLNRTYVQVQGRDRLYVKYIAEQLDLDGTYVPRTYIEQIQLEKAVNDVMALPDDLKTKLSIDDDLVSSPKEALSRASADRRSKYLNRGGAHSLSTRERNFSKLTKLSINSRRFDGRTPDSPAPVANQGVITHLSEQISTLNERMDDFTSRIEELTSKFSEKRVPSHQNIAGQTEPCNGSATSLFMAGLGNGQMLPNSASSNQLARDPPLMEEVLMIARGQRQVMHQLDNLSNLLREYMTEKGQADRAEKGSSRLTGFESVGLPFVVTLTIGGLGFLLCRSLYSQK; translated from the exons ATGTCCCAGGAGAATTCTTCCACTGTTGAATCGCCTAGAAGACGATCTGGTCTGCTAAGAGATCAAGTTCAGTTGGTTAAAAAGAAGGATTCATCTCGATACGAGATTGCCCCAATCCAAGATCCTCTATCATTCGAGAAGGGTTTCTTCGTAGTGATCCGAGCATGCCAATTATTAGTTCAGAAAAATGAAGGCATTCTGTTAGTCGGAGTAGCAGGTCCATCTGGGGCTGGGAAGACTGTATTCACAGATAAAGTCCTCAACTTCATGCCCAGCATCGCCGTCATAACAATGGACAATTACAATGATGCAACTCGTATTGTTGATGGCAATTTTGATG ATCCAAGGCTGACGGATTATGACACATTACTTGATAATATCCGTGGGTTGAAGGAAGGGAACGCTGTTGATGTTCCCATTTACGATTTTAAGTCCAGTTCACGAATTGGCTACAGAAAAGTCGAAGTTCCTTCTTCTCGGATAGTCATTATAGAAGGGATTTATGCACTGAGTGAAAAGCTACGACCATTGTTAGATCTTCGTGTCTCTGTAACTGGTGGAGTACACTTTGATCTTGTCAAGAGGGTTTTAAGGGACATCCAACGTGTTGGTCAAGAACCTGAAGAAATCATTCATCAAATCTCTGAAACC GTATATCCTATGTACAAAGCTTTCATCGAGCCTGATCTACAAACTGCACATATAAAAATTATCAACAAGTTCAATCCTTTCTCCGGATTCCAAAATCCCAGTTATATTTTGAAG TCTAAAAAGACAGTGACACCAGAGCAAATGAAAGCAGTTCTTTCTCCAGATCATcaagaaagaaaagaagaaactTATGACATTTATCTTCTTCCACCTGGTGAAGATCCTGAAGCTTGTCAATCATATCTCAGGATGAGAAACAGGGATGGAAAGTACAATCTTATGTTTGAG GAATGGGTGTCTGATAGTCCATTCATTATATCACCTAGAATCACCTTTGAAGTGAGTGTGCGTCTTCTTGGAGGACTAATGGCATTAGGCTACACCATTGCTGCCATTCTCAAAAGAAGTAGCCATGTtttctttgatgaaaaggtctgTGTGAAAACCGATTGGTTAGAGCAACTTAATCGCACCTATGTTCAG GTGCAAGGAAGAGATCGTTTGTATGTCAAATATATCGCGGAGCAACTAGATTTAGATGGTACATATGTTCCTCGCACATACATTGAACAAATACAGCTTGAAAAAGCCGTAAATGATGTCATG GCATTGCCAGATGATCTGAAGACAAAGCTTAGCATAGATGATGATTTGGTTTCAAGCCCTAAAGAAGCGTTATCTCGCGCCTCTGCTGATAGGAGATCCAAATATCTTAATCG GGGTGGTGCGCATTCGCTTTCGACACGCGAAAGGAATTTCTCAAAGCTAACAAAACTTTCTATTAATAGTAGGAGATTTGATGGGAGGACACCCGATTCACCAGCACCAGTTGCAAATCAA GGAGTGATTACGCACTTATCGGAACAAATTTCTACTCTGAATGAAAGAATGGACGACTTTACATCTCGTATTGAAGAACTTACTTCAAAGTTTTCGGAAAAAAGAGTACCGAGTCATCAAAATATAGCCGGGCAGACTGAACCCTGCAACGGGTCAGCAACTTCACTGTTCATGGCCGGTTTAGGAAACGGTCAAATGCTGCCCAATTCTGCATCTTCTAACCAGTTGGCTCGGGACCCACCTCTCATGGAAGAG gTTTTAATGATAGCGAGGGGACAACGACAGGTGATGCATCAGCTTGACAACTTGAGTAACTTGTTACGTGAGTACATGACTGAAAAGGGTCAGGCTGACCGGGCAGAAAAGGGCAGTAGCAGATTGACCGGATTTGAGTCGGTTGGATTACCCTTTGTGGTGACATTGACAATTGGTGGATTGGGTTTCTTATTGTGCAGGAGTTTGTATTCCCAAAAGTAA
- the LOC111915715 gene encoding inorganic pyrophosphatase TTM1 isoform X4, translating into MSQENSSTVESPRRRSGLLRDQVQLVKKKDSSRYEIAPIQDPLSFEKGFFVVIRACQLLVQKNEGILLVGVAGPSGAGKTVFTDKVLNFMPSIAVITMDNYNDATRIVDGNFDDPRLTDYDTLLDNIRGLKEGNAVDVPIYDFKSSSRIGYRKVEVPSSRIVIIEGIYALSEKLRPLLDLRVSVTGGVHFDLVKRVLRDIQRVGQEPEEIIHQISETVYPMYKAFIEPDLQTAHIKIINKFNPFSGFQNPSYILKSKKTVTPEQMKAVLSPDHQERKEETYDIYLLPPGEDPEACQSYLRMRNRDGKYNLMFEEWVSDSPFIISPRITFEVSVRLLGGLMALGYTIAAILKRSSHVFFDEKVCVKTDWLEQLNRTYVQVQGRDRLYVKYIAEQLDLDGTYVPRTYIEQIQLEKAVNDVMALPDDLKTKLSIDDDLVSSPKEALSRASADRRSKYLNRRRFDGRTPDSPAPVANQGVITHLSEQISTLNERMDDFTSRIEELTSKFSEKRVPSHQNIAGQTEPCNGSATSLFMAGLGNGQMLPNSASSNQLARDPPLMEEVLMIARGQRQVMHQLDNLSNLLREYMTEKGQADRAEKGSSRLTGFESVGLPFVVTLTIGGLGFLLCRSLYSQK; encoded by the exons ATGTCCCAGGAGAATTCTTCCACTGTTGAATCGCCTAGAAGACGATCTGGTCTGCTAAGAGATCAAGTTCAGTTGGTTAAAAAGAAGGATTCATCTCGATACGAGATTGCCCCAATCCAAGATCCTCTATCATTCGAGAAGGGTTTCTTCGTAGTGATCCGAGCATGCCAATTATTAGTTCAGAAAAATGAAGGCATTCTGTTAGTCGGAGTAGCAGGTCCATCTGGGGCTGGGAAGACTGTATTCACAGATAAAGTCCTCAACTTCATGCCCAGCATCGCCGTCATAACAATGGACAATTACAATGATGCAACTCGTATTGTTGATGGCAATTTTGATG ATCCAAGGCTGACGGATTATGACACATTACTTGATAATATCCGTGGGTTGAAGGAAGGGAACGCTGTTGATGTTCCCATTTACGATTTTAAGTCCAGTTCACGAATTGGCTACAGAAAAGTCGAAGTTCCTTCTTCTCGGATAGTCATTATAGAAGGGATTTATGCACTGAGTGAAAAGCTACGACCATTGTTAGATCTTCGTGTCTCTGTAACTGGTGGAGTACACTTTGATCTTGTCAAGAGGGTTTTAAGGGACATCCAACGTGTTGGTCAAGAACCTGAAGAAATCATTCATCAAATCTCTGAAACC GTATATCCTATGTACAAAGCTTTCATCGAGCCTGATCTACAAACTGCACATATAAAAATTATCAACAAGTTCAATCCTTTCTCCGGATTCCAAAATCCCAGTTATATTTTGAAG TCTAAAAAGACAGTGACACCAGAGCAAATGAAAGCAGTTCTTTCTCCAGATCATcaagaaagaaaagaagaaactTATGACATTTATCTTCTTCCACCTGGTGAAGATCCTGAAGCTTGTCAATCATATCTCAGGATGAGAAACAGGGATGGAAAGTACAATCTTATGTTTGAG GAATGGGTGTCTGATAGTCCATTCATTATATCACCTAGAATCACCTTTGAAGTGAGTGTGCGTCTTCTTGGAGGACTAATGGCATTAGGCTACACCATTGCTGCCATTCTCAAAAGAAGTAGCCATGTtttctttgatgaaaaggtctgTGTGAAAACCGATTGGTTAGAGCAACTTAATCGCACCTATGTTCAG GTGCAAGGAAGAGATCGTTTGTATGTCAAATATATCGCGGAGCAACTAGATTTAGATGGTACATATGTTCCTCGCACATACATTGAACAAATACAGCTTGAAAAAGCCGTAAATGATGTCATG GCATTGCCAGATGATCTGAAGACAAAGCTTAGCATAGATGATGATTTGGTTTCAAGCCCTAAAGAAGCGTTATCTCGCGCCTCTGCTGATAGGAGATCCAAATATCTTAATCG TAGGAGATTTGATGGGAGGACACCCGATTCACCAGCACCAGTTGCAAATCAA GGAGTGATTACGCACTTATCGGAACAAATTTCTACTCTGAATGAAAGAATGGACGACTTTACATCTCGTATTGAAGAACTTACTTCAAAGTTTTCGGAAAAAAGAGTACCGAGTCATCAAAATATAGCCGGGCAGACTGAACCCTGCAACGGGTCAGCAACTTCACTGTTCATGGCCGGTTTAGGAAACGGTCAAATGCTGCCCAATTCTGCATCTTCTAACCAGTTGGCTCGGGACCCACCTCTCATGGAAGAG gTTTTAATGATAGCGAGGGGACAACGACAGGTGATGCATCAGCTTGACAACTTGAGTAACTTGTTACGTGAGTACATGACTGAAAAGGGTCAGGCTGACCGGGCAGAAAAGGGCAGTAGCAGATTGACCGGATTTGAGTCGGTTGGATTACCCTTTGTGGTGACATTGACAATTGGTGGATTGGGTTTCTTATTGTGCAGGAGTTTGTATTCCCAAAAGTAA
- the LOC111915715 gene encoding inorganic pyrophosphatase TTM1 isoform X3 — MSQENSSTVESPRRRSGLLRDQVQLVKKKDSSRYEIAPIQDPLSFEKGFFVVIRACQLLVQKNEGILLVGVAGPSGAGKTVFTDKVLNFMPSIAVITMDNYNDATRIVDGNFDDPRLTDYDTLLDNIRGLKEGNAVDVPIYDFKSSSRIGYRKVEVPSSRIVIIEGIYALSEKLRPLLDLRVSVTGGVHFDLVKRVLRDIQRVGQEPEEIIHQISETVYPMYKAFIEPDLQTAHIKIINKFNPFSGFQNPSYILKSKKTVTPEQMKAVLSPDHQERKEETYDIYLLPPGEDPEACQSYLRMRNRDGKYNLMFEEWVSDSPFIISPRITFEVSVRLLGGLMALGYTIAAILKRSSHVFFDEKVCVKTDWLEQLNRTYVQVQGRDRLYVKYIAEQLDLDGTYVPRTYIEQIQLEKAVNDVMSNLQALPDDLKTKLSIDDDLVSSPKEALSRASADRRSKYLNRRRFDGRTPDSPAPVANQGVITHLSEQISTLNERMDDFTSRIEELTSKFSEKRVPSHQNIAGQTEPCNGSATSLFMAGLGNGQMLPNSASSNQLARDPPLMEEVLMIARGQRQVMHQLDNLSNLLREYMTEKGQADRAEKGSSRLTGFESVGLPFVVTLTIGGLGFLLCRSLYSQK, encoded by the exons ATGTCCCAGGAGAATTCTTCCACTGTTGAATCGCCTAGAAGACGATCTGGTCTGCTAAGAGATCAAGTTCAGTTGGTTAAAAAGAAGGATTCATCTCGATACGAGATTGCCCCAATCCAAGATCCTCTATCATTCGAGAAGGGTTTCTTCGTAGTGATCCGAGCATGCCAATTATTAGTTCAGAAAAATGAAGGCATTCTGTTAGTCGGAGTAGCAGGTCCATCTGGGGCTGGGAAGACTGTATTCACAGATAAAGTCCTCAACTTCATGCCCAGCATCGCCGTCATAACAATGGACAATTACAATGATGCAACTCGTATTGTTGATGGCAATTTTGATG ATCCAAGGCTGACGGATTATGACACATTACTTGATAATATCCGTGGGTTGAAGGAAGGGAACGCTGTTGATGTTCCCATTTACGATTTTAAGTCCAGTTCACGAATTGGCTACAGAAAAGTCGAAGTTCCTTCTTCTCGGATAGTCATTATAGAAGGGATTTATGCACTGAGTGAAAAGCTACGACCATTGTTAGATCTTCGTGTCTCTGTAACTGGTGGAGTACACTTTGATCTTGTCAAGAGGGTTTTAAGGGACATCCAACGTGTTGGTCAAGAACCTGAAGAAATCATTCATCAAATCTCTGAAACC GTATATCCTATGTACAAAGCTTTCATCGAGCCTGATCTACAAACTGCACATATAAAAATTATCAACAAGTTCAATCCTTTCTCCGGATTCCAAAATCCCAGTTATATTTTGAAG TCTAAAAAGACAGTGACACCAGAGCAAATGAAAGCAGTTCTTTCTCCAGATCATcaagaaagaaaagaagaaactTATGACATTTATCTTCTTCCACCTGGTGAAGATCCTGAAGCTTGTCAATCATATCTCAGGATGAGAAACAGGGATGGAAAGTACAATCTTATGTTTGAG GAATGGGTGTCTGATAGTCCATTCATTATATCACCTAGAATCACCTTTGAAGTGAGTGTGCGTCTTCTTGGAGGACTAATGGCATTAGGCTACACCATTGCTGCCATTCTCAAAAGAAGTAGCCATGTtttctttgatgaaaaggtctgTGTGAAAACCGATTGGTTAGAGCAACTTAATCGCACCTATGTTCAG GTGCAAGGAAGAGATCGTTTGTATGTCAAATATATCGCGGAGCAACTAGATTTAGATGGTACATATGTTCCTCGCACATACATTGAACAAATACAGCTTGAAAAAGCCGTAAATGATGTCATG TCAAATCTTCAGGCATTGCCAGATGATCTGAAGACAAAGCTTAGCATAGATGATGATTTGGTTTCAAGCCCTAAAGAAGCGTTATCTCGCGCCTCTGCTGATAGGAGATCCAAATATCTTAATCG TAGGAGATTTGATGGGAGGACACCCGATTCACCAGCACCAGTTGCAAATCAA GGAGTGATTACGCACTTATCGGAACAAATTTCTACTCTGAATGAAAGAATGGACGACTTTACATCTCGTATTGAAGAACTTACTTCAAAGTTTTCGGAAAAAAGAGTACCGAGTCATCAAAATATAGCCGGGCAGACTGAACCCTGCAACGGGTCAGCAACTTCACTGTTCATGGCCGGTTTAGGAAACGGTCAAATGCTGCCCAATTCTGCATCTTCTAACCAGTTGGCTCGGGACCCACCTCTCATGGAAGAG gTTTTAATGATAGCGAGGGGACAACGACAGGTGATGCATCAGCTTGACAACTTGAGTAACTTGTTACGTGAGTACATGACTGAAAAGGGTCAGGCTGACCGGGCAGAAAAGGGCAGTAGCAGATTGACCGGATTTGAGTCGGTTGGATTACCCTTTGTGGTGACATTGACAATTGGTGGATTGGGTTTCTTATTGTGCAGGAGTTTGTATTCCCAAAAGTAA
- the LOC111915715 gene encoding inorganic pyrophosphatase TTM1 isoform X1, with protein sequence MSQENSSTVESPRRRSGLLRDQVQLVKKKDSSRYEIAPIQDPLSFEKGFFVVIRACQLLVQKNEGILLVGVAGPSGAGKTVFTDKVLNFMPSIAVITMDNYNDATRIVDGNFDDPRLTDYDTLLDNIRGLKEGNAVDVPIYDFKSSSRIGYRKVEVPSSRIVIIEGIYALSEKLRPLLDLRVSVTGGVHFDLVKRVLRDIQRVGQEPEEIIHQISETVYPMYKAFIEPDLQTAHIKIINKFNPFSGFQNPSYILKSKKTVTPEQMKAVLSPDHQERKEETYDIYLLPPGEDPEACQSYLRMRNRDGKYNLMFEEWVSDSPFIISPRITFEVSVRLLGGLMALGYTIAAILKRSSHVFFDEKVCVKTDWLEQLNRTYVQVQGRDRLYVKYIAEQLDLDGTYVPRTYIEQIQLEKAVNDVMSNLQALPDDLKTKLSIDDDLVSSPKEALSRASADRRSKYLNRGGAHSLSTRERNFSKLTKLSINSRRFDGRTPDSPAPVANQGVITHLSEQISTLNERMDDFTSRIEELTSKFSEKRVPSHQNIAGQTEPCNGSATSLFMAGLGNGQMLPNSASSNQLARDPPLMEEVLMIARGQRQVMHQLDNLSNLLREYMTEKGQADRAEKGSSRLTGFESVGLPFVVTLTIGGLGFLLCRSLYSQK encoded by the exons ATGTCCCAGGAGAATTCTTCCACTGTTGAATCGCCTAGAAGACGATCTGGTCTGCTAAGAGATCAAGTTCAGTTGGTTAAAAAGAAGGATTCATCTCGATACGAGATTGCCCCAATCCAAGATCCTCTATCATTCGAGAAGGGTTTCTTCGTAGTGATCCGAGCATGCCAATTATTAGTTCAGAAAAATGAAGGCATTCTGTTAGTCGGAGTAGCAGGTCCATCTGGGGCTGGGAAGACTGTATTCACAGATAAAGTCCTCAACTTCATGCCCAGCATCGCCGTCATAACAATGGACAATTACAATGATGCAACTCGTATTGTTGATGGCAATTTTGATG ATCCAAGGCTGACGGATTATGACACATTACTTGATAATATCCGTGGGTTGAAGGAAGGGAACGCTGTTGATGTTCCCATTTACGATTTTAAGTCCAGTTCACGAATTGGCTACAGAAAAGTCGAAGTTCCTTCTTCTCGGATAGTCATTATAGAAGGGATTTATGCACTGAGTGAAAAGCTACGACCATTGTTAGATCTTCGTGTCTCTGTAACTGGTGGAGTACACTTTGATCTTGTCAAGAGGGTTTTAAGGGACATCCAACGTGTTGGTCAAGAACCTGAAGAAATCATTCATCAAATCTCTGAAACC GTATATCCTATGTACAAAGCTTTCATCGAGCCTGATCTACAAACTGCACATATAAAAATTATCAACAAGTTCAATCCTTTCTCCGGATTCCAAAATCCCAGTTATATTTTGAAG TCTAAAAAGACAGTGACACCAGAGCAAATGAAAGCAGTTCTTTCTCCAGATCATcaagaaagaaaagaagaaactTATGACATTTATCTTCTTCCACCTGGTGAAGATCCTGAAGCTTGTCAATCATATCTCAGGATGAGAAACAGGGATGGAAAGTACAATCTTATGTTTGAG GAATGGGTGTCTGATAGTCCATTCATTATATCACCTAGAATCACCTTTGAAGTGAGTGTGCGTCTTCTTGGAGGACTAATGGCATTAGGCTACACCATTGCTGCCATTCTCAAAAGAAGTAGCCATGTtttctttgatgaaaaggtctgTGTGAAAACCGATTGGTTAGAGCAACTTAATCGCACCTATGTTCAG GTGCAAGGAAGAGATCGTTTGTATGTCAAATATATCGCGGAGCAACTAGATTTAGATGGTACATATGTTCCTCGCACATACATTGAACAAATACAGCTTGAAAAAGCCGTAAATGATGTCATG TCAAATCTTCAGGCATTGCCAGATGATCTGAAGACAAAGCTTAGCATAGATGATGATTTGGTTTCAAGCCCTAAAGAAGCGTTATCTCGCGCCTCTGCTGATAGGAGATCCAAATATCTTAATCG GGGTGGTGCGCATTCGCTTTCGACACGCGAAAGGAATTTCTCAAAGCTAACAAAACTTTCTATTAATAGTAGGAGATTTGATGGGAGGACACCCGATTCACCAGCACCAGTTGCAAATCAA GGAGTGATTACGCACTTATCGGAACAAATTTCTACTCTGAATGAAAGAATGGACGACTTTACATCTCGTATTGAAGAACTTACTTCAAAGTTTTCGGAAAAAAGAGTACCGAGTCATCAAAATATAGCCGGGCAGACTGAACCCTGCAACGGGTCAGCAACTTCACTGTTCATGGCCGGTTTAGGAAACGGTCAAATGCTGCCCAATTCTGCATCTTCTAACCAGTTGGCTCGGGACCCACCTCTCATGGAAGAG gTTTTAATGATAGCGAGGGGACAACGACAGGTGATGCATCAGCTTGACAACTTGAGTAACTTGTTACGTGAGTACATGACTGAAAAGGGTCAGGCTGACCGGGCAGAAAAGGGCAGTAGCAGATTGACCGGATTTGAGTCGGTTGGATTACCCTTTGTGGTGACATTGACAATTGGTGGATTGGGTTTCTTATTGTGCAGGAGTTTGTATTCCCAAAAGTAA
- the LOC111915717 gene encoding H/ACA ribonucleoprotein complex subunit 2-like protein — protein sequence MGGSDSEVEKSAHKEKEKKKLQALAPIAKPLAGKKLSKRTLKLVRKAAEHKCLKRGVKEVVKSIRRGNKGVCVIAGNITPIDVITHVPILCEEAEIPYVYVTSKEDLANAGATKRPTCCVLVLPKPTKGELGEEIQQKLKTEYDEVATEITSLAASMF from the exons ATGGGAGGAAGTGACAGTGAAGTAGAGAAATCAGCACACAaggagaaggaaaagaagaagctTCAGGCCTTAGCTCCAATCGCTAAACCCCTTGCTGGTAAAAAACTCTCCAAACGCACCCTCAAACTCGTCCGCAAAG CTGCCGAACACAAATGCTTGAAAAGAGGAGTCAAGGAGGTCGTGAAGAGCATCAGACGCGGTAATAAAGG GGTATGTGTAATTGCTGGAAACATAACTCCAATCGATGTGATAACTCATGTTCCAATACTATGTGAAGAAGCAGAGATACCATATGTTTATGTTACATCAAAAGAA GATCTAGCAAATGCAGGTGCTACAAAGAGGCCAACATGCTGTGTTTTGGTGCTCCCAAAGCCAACAAAGGGAGAACTTGGAGAGGAAATCCAGCAAAAACTGAAAACTGAATATGATGAAGTTGCTACAGAAATTACATCACTTGCTGCATCTatgttttga
- the LOC111915718 gene encoding probable acyl-activating enzyme 17, peroxisomal, translating to MVYKSLDSIDSSDIVELGIPSETATQLHQELTQIIQSYGPATPQTWNQISTRLLNPDLPFSFHQMMYYGCYKDFGPDPPAWLPDPEEALLTNIGSLLERRGKEFLGPNYKDPITSYSTFHEFSASNLEVFWKTILVEMNISFSVPPKAILVDDPSEETQLLHPGGRWLPGAYVNPAGNCLSLSSKRISSDIAVIWRNEGDDETPVNTMTFEKLRSEVWLVAYALGTLGLEKGSAIAIDMPMDVNSVVIYLAIILAGHVVVSIADSFAPTEISTRLVLSKAKAIFTQDLIIRGERSIPLYSRVVDAQSPMAIVIPTRGSGFSMKLRDGDISWHDFLEQVKSYKNVEFVAVERPVEEFSNILFSSGTTGEPKAIPWTLATPFKAGADGWCHMDIRKGDVVAWPTNLGWMMGPWLVYASLLNGASLALYNGAPLGSGFAKFVQDAKVTMLGVIPSIVRAWRTNNCTAGFDWSTIRCFGSTGEASSVDEYLWLMGRAKYKPVIEYCGGTEIGGGFITGSLLHPQCLSAFSTPSLGCNLFILDQNGIPMPPNVPGVGELALNPLMFGASSTLLNANHYDVYFKGMPSWNGKVLRRHGDVFELTSRGYYRAHGRADDTMNLGGIKVSSVEIERICNSVDDGILETAAIGVTPAGGGPERLVIVVVFKDDDGSTTDLQKLRVSLNSALQKNLNPLFKVSDVVPFASLPRTASNKVMRRVLRQKLTQTGQKGKL from the exons ATGGTGTACAAATCCCTCGACTCTATTGACTCATCGGACATAGTAGAGCTGGGTATCCCATCGGAAACTGCCACGCAACTTCATCAGGAGCTCACTCAAATCATCCAGAGTTACGGCCCTGCTACTCCTCAGACATGGAATCAAATCTCCACCCGACTTCTCAATCCGGACCTTCCTTTCTCTTTTCATCAGATGATGTATTATGGATGTTACAAAGATTTCGGACCCGATCCTCCCGCCTGGTTACCTGACCC GGAGGAGGCGTTATTAACGAACATAGGTAGTTTATTAGAGAGAAGAGGGAAGGAGTTCCTGGGTCCCAATTATAAAGACCCCATTACGAGTTACTCTACTTTTCATGAATTTTCAGCCTCAAATCTTGAG GTGTTTTGGAAAACGATACTGGTTGAAATGAACATATCATTTTCTGTGCCTCCAAAAGCAATATTAGTCGATGATCCATCTGAAGAAACCCAGTTATTGCATCCAGGAGGTCGGTGGCTTCCTGGAGCTTATGTAAATCCTGCTGGAAATTGTTTAAGTTTGAGTAGCAAAAGGATTTCAAGTGATATAGCAGTGATATGGCGTAATGAAGGTGATGATGAAACGCCAGTGAACACAATGACATTTGAGAAATTGCGTTCAGAGGTTTG GTTAGTCGCATATGCTCTTGGAACTTTGGGATTGGAAAAAGGATCTGCAATTGCGATTGATATGCCTATGGATGTCAATTCTGTAGTGATATATCTGGCAATTATTCTTGCAGGCCATGTGGTTGTATCTATTGCGGATAGTTTTGCTCCAACTGAAATTTCTACAAGACTTGTACTATCAAAAGCAAAAGCAATTTTCACACAG GATTTAATCATTCGTGGGGAAAGAAGCATTCCTTTATACAG CCGAGTTGTTGATGCTCAATCTCCAATGGCAATTGTCATTCCTACAAGAGGCTCAGGATTTAGTATGAAATTGCGTGATGGTGATATTTCTTGGCATGATTTTCTAGAACAAGTTAAAAGTTACAA GAATGTCGAGTTTGTTGCTGTTGAACGACCAGTTGAAGAATTTTCAAATATCCTCTTTTCTTCAGGGACTACAG GGGAACCAAAGGCAATTCCATGGACTCTTGCAACACCTTTCAAGGCTGGTGCAGATGGTTGGTGCCACATGGACATCCGCAAGGGTGATGTGGTGGCATGGCCCACAAATCTTGGATGGATGATGGGTCCATGGCTAGTTTATGCTTCCTTATTAAATGGGGCCTCACTTGCTTTATATAATGGAGCTCCACTTGGTTCTGGATTTGCCAAGTTTGTTCAG GATGCAAAAGTAACAATGTTGGGAGTGATCCCAAGTATTGTAAGGGCATGGAGAACAAACAATTGTACAGCTGGCTTCGACTGGTCAACCATCCG TTGCTTTGGGTCAACGGGAGAGGCGTCTAGTGTGGATGAATACCTTTGGTTGATGGGAAGAGCTAAATACAAACCAGTCATTGAGTATTGTGGGGGAACTGAGATTGGTGGTGGTTTTATCACCGGATCATTACTTCATCCCCAATGTCTGTCTGCTTTCAGCACACCAAGTTTGGGATGTAATCTctttattcttgaccaaaatggtATCCCCATG CCACCAAATGTGCCTGGAGTTGGTGAACTGGCTCTTAATCCCTTGATGTTTGGAGCATCAAGCACGCTGCTAAATGCTAACCACTACGATGTTTATTTCAAAGGCATGCCTTCTTGGAATGGGAAG GTTCTAAGAAGACACGGGGATGTATTTGAGCTCACTTCTAGAGGATACTATCGTGCTCATGGTCGTGCAGATGATACCATGAATCTTGGTGGCATCAAG GTAAGTTCGGTTGAAATTGAACGGATATGCAACTCGGTTGATGATGGAATCCTCGAGACAGCCGCTATTGGGGTTACGCCAGCTGGCGGTGGGCCCGAGCGGTTGGTGATTGTGGTTGTTTTCAAAGATGACGATGGTTCCACAACCGACTTACAAAAGTTGAGGGTGTCATTGAATTCGGCTTTACAGAAGAATCTGAACCCTTTGTTTAAG GTTTCTGATGTGGTGCCATTTGCATCGCTTCCTAGGACTGCATCAAACAAGGTAATGAGGAGGGTTTTGAGACAGAAGTTGACTCAAACTGGACAAAAGGGTAAATTGTAA